In Chryseobacterium turcicum, a single window of DNA contains:
- the dacB gene encoding D-alanyl-D-alanine carboxypeptidase/D-alanyl-D-alanine endopeptidase has protein sequence MKKTFVFLTLSTQIIFAQNIAQKLDDATKNLMNSSLAISSNLSFYVSDESGNLVYDFQGNKGLSTASTQKIFTAAAALETLGKNYTYKTTSSYSGTISNGNLNGNLFITSNGDPTLGSWRYEGYKPENFRQKLIEAIKKSGITKISGDLVIDDSYFDHQTIPGGWPWDDLGNYYGAGVWGVNWRENQFDININGSDFKSFSYPLEGVKWLNDLKAAGNSDQSLIFTAPYSSVALINGSLPAGKVTTVSGSVPNPPLQLGVEVQKWLKESGIDFSGKVVTHAQLEIEGKIVETPKNNIFFTYESPTLDKIIYWFLRKSVNLYGENLIKTLGKEKKGNPSFKSGIAYLKEFWKAKGINSNMINFADGSGLSPQNYVSAKAQVQALIYAKKQPWFESYYDGFPTQDNGMKMKSGTMRDTKSYAGYQTSKDGKKYVYSIIINNYQGSGSTELQKILNVLK, from the coding sequence ATGAAGAAAACCTTTGTATTTCTTACCCTTTCTACACAAATTATTTTTGCTCAAAATATTGCTCAAAAATTAGATGATGCTACAAAAAATCTAATGAATTCCTCTTTAGCTATTTCATCTAATCTATCTTTCTACGTTTCAGATGAAAGCGGAAATCTTGTGTATGACTTTCAGGGAAATAAAGGACTTTCAACAGCTTCAACGCAGAAAATTTTTACTGCAGCAGCAGCTTTGGAAACTTTAGGCAAAAATTATACGTACAAAACAACATCCTCATATTCCGGAACAATTTCTAATGGAAATCTAAACGGTAATCTTTTCATCACATCCAATGGTGATCCTACTTTGGGAAGTTGGAGATATGAAGGCTACAAACCTGAAAATTTTAGGCAAAAACTGATTGAAGCCATCAAAAAATCCGGGATTACAAAGATTTCAGGAGATTTAGTCATTGATGATTCTTATTTTGACCATCAAACCATTCCCGGAGGTTGGCCTTGGGATGATTTAGGAAACTATTACGGAGCTGGAGTTTGGGGAGTCAATTGGCGAGAAAACCAATTCGATATCAATATCAATGGTTCAGATTTTAAAAGTTTTTCTTATCCTTTAGAAGGAGTAAAATGGCTGAATGATTTAAAAGCAGCCGGAAATTCAGATCAAAGTTTAATTTTTACAGCGCCTTATTCTAGCGTTGCTTTAATCAACGGAAGTTTACCGGCAGGAAAAGTAACTACCGTTTCGGGATCTGTTCCTAATCCGCCATTGCAATTGGGGGTAGAAGTTCAGAAATGGCTGAAAGAATCAGGAATTGATTTTTCAGGAAAAGTAGTCACTCATGCTCAATTGGAAATCGAAGGTAAAATCGTAGAAACTCCAAAAAACAATATTTTTTTTACTTACGAATCGCCGACTTTAGATAAAATAATTTATTGGTTTCTGAGAAAATCTGTGAATTTATATGGCGAAAATTTAATTAAAACCTTGGGTAAAGAGAAAAAAGGCAATCCAAGTTTCAAAAGTGGAATTGCTTACTTAAAAGAATTCTGGAAGGCTAAAGGAATCAATTCAAATATGATCAATTTTGCTGATGGAAGCGGACTTTCGCCACAAAATTATGTTTCTGCAAAAGCACAGGTTCAGGCTTTAATTTACGCTAAAAAACAACCCTGGTTTGAATCGTATTATGACGGATTTCCTACTCAGGATAATGGCATGAAAATGAAAAGCGGAACCATGCGCGATACCAAATCCTACGCAGGCTACCAAACATCTAAAGACGGAAAAAAGTATGTATATTCGATTATTATCAATAATTATCAGGGTAGCGGAAGTACAGAACTACAGAAGATTTTGAATGTTTTAAAATAA
- a CDS encoding DUF7935 family protein, whose amino-acid sequence MTDFSDYLPYAAALVIAIPFLVLLRQFVYSYINLKNQEIKLLSVKSNSENKTHSYERMTLFLERIKPSNLILKFDKDLAAHEFVFLTEKTINEEFDYNASQQLYLTKNSWQNIVDSKNAIIDLLHKTYESLNNNPNLNEYKTVFIMNYMNDNDYIGATIEDLRREILIIA is encoded by the coding sequence ATGACAGATTTTTCAGACTATTTACCCTATGCAGCCGCATTAGTTATAGCAATTCCGTTTTTGGTTTTGCTGAGACAATTTGTGTATTCGTACATCAACTTAAAAAATCAGGAGATAAAACTACTTTCTGTAAAATCTAATTCTGAAAATAAAACCCATTCTTATGAAAGAATGACTCTTTTTTTAGAAAGGATAAAACCTTCAAACCTTATTCTTAAGTTTGATAAAGACCTTGCAGCTCACGAGTTTGTATTTCTTACCGAGAAAACCATCAATGAAGAGTTTGATTATAATGCTTCACAGCAACTTTATTTAACAAAAAATTCATGGCAGAATATCGTAGATTCTAAAAACGCAATCATAGATTTGCTGCACAAAACTTACGAAAGTCTTAATAACAACCCGAATCTTAATGAATATAAAACCGTTTTTATCATGAATTATATGAATGATAATGATTATATCGGGGCAACAATAGAAGATTTGAGAAGAGAAATTTTAATAATAGCTTAA
- a CDS encoding ABC transporter ATP-binding protein, whose translation MIKASSIHKSYGSLEVLKGVDIHIKTGEVVSIVGESGAGKSTLLQILGTLDTPSTPKNYETEILLNDQSFIYMSDKQISKFRNQNIGFVFQFHQLLPEFTALENVLLPTRIAGTSEKEALDKAYQLFEDLKIAERVHHKPNQLSGGEAQRVAVARALINSPKIIYADEPTGNLDSKNADDLHRLFFDLRDKYNQTFVIVTHNPQLAEITDRKLVMKDGLIIE comes from the coding sequence ATGATTAAAGCGAGTAGTATCCATAAATCTTATGGAAGTCTGGAAGTATTAAAAGGAGTTGATATTCACATCAAAACTGGGGAAGTGGTCTCTATTGTTGGAGAATCTGGTGCCGGAAAATCTACATTATTACAGATTTTAGGAACTTTAGACACGCCTTCAACTCCTAAAAATTACGAGACTGAAATTTTGCTGAATGACCAATCTTTCATTTATATGAGCGATAAGCAGATTTCAAAATTCAGAAACCAGAATATTGGTTTTGTTTTTCAGTTTCATCAGTTACTTCCTGAATTTACTGCTTTAGAAAATGTTTTGCTGCCTACCAGAATTGCAGGAACCAGCGAAAAGGAAGCTTTAGATAAGGCTTATCAATTGTTTGAAGATTTAAAAATCGCAGAAAGAGTTCATCACAAACCCAATCAGTTATCGGGTGGTGAAGCACAGAGAGTTGCTGTGGCAAGAGCTTTGATTAATTCTCCGAAAATTATTTATGCAGATGAGCCGACAGGAAATTTAGACTCGAAAAACGCTGATGATCTTCACCGATTATTTTTCGATTTGAGAGATAAATACAACCAAACTTTTGTAATTGTAACACATAATCCACAATTGGCAGAAATTACAGATCGCAAACTGGTGATGAAAGACGGATTAATCATTGAATAA
- a CDS encoding murein L,D-transpeptidase catalytic domain-containing protein gives MKSLIFVFIFFISCTQSKAQENIDVLPKERISELKNYIKDKNYNQNLAVFINFKIHSGKYRYFVYDLKNDKIVQKAIVSHGSGSVIPKSNQLKFSNVEGSYQSSLGKYEIRQSYVGQFGKAYRLQGLDSTNSNAMQRAIVLHSFGCVPDQESQNLACLSLGCPMLSTKAFKETAKILDQSKKSIILYAFY, from the coding sequence ATGAAATCTCTCATTTTTGTATTTATATTTTTTATTTCCTGTACTCAGTCAAAAGCTCAGGAAAATATAGATGTTTTGCCTAAAGAAAGAATTTCAGAGCTTAAAAATTATATTAAAGATAAAAACTACAATCAAAATCTGGCAGTTTTCATTAATTTTAAAATTCATTCAGGAAAGTATCGGTATTTTGTCTATGACTTGAAAAATGATAAAATAGTACAGAAAGCAATTGTATCTCATGGGTCAGGATCAGTAATTCCGAAATCGAATCAGCTTAAATTTTCTAATGTTGAAGGTTCTTACCAATCTTCTTTAGGGAAATATGAAATTAGACAAAGTTATGTAGGGCAATTTGGTAAAGCCTATCGCTTACAAGGTTTAGATTCTACCAATAGTAACGCTATGCAGCGAGCGATTGTTTTGCATTCTTTTGGATGTGTTCCTGATCAGGAATCTCAAAATTTGGCATGTTTAAGCTTAGGTTGTCCTATGCTTTCTACAAAAGCTTTTAAGGAAACAGCAAAGATTTTAGACCAATCAAAAAAGAGTATTATTTTATATGCTTTTTACTAA
- a CDS encoding tetratricopeptide repeat protein — protein MKTIKINTKQLFVALIMIGSTGAFVAQTTPKTDSVKVVASTTQVPTNPVIEGLKKQVETNPNDAESLAKLATAYQDATDWQNAIATWKKISVLLPDWSPSYYSQAYSYQSAKDDLNAKLSYEKYISTVKPEEIETSKKNLAYAYYFIAFNEQKGNTDKAKEYVAKSIQYDPSNQDAVKLSQVLNS, from the coding sequence ATGAAAACGATTAAAATTAATACGAAACAACTATTTGTAGCTTTAATAATGATAGGAAGTACAGGAGCTTTTGTGGCCCAAACCACTCCGAAAACTGATAGTGTAAAAGTCGTTGCTTCTACAACTCAGGTACCAACCAATCCTGTAATTGAAGGTTTAAAAAAACAAGTTGAGACCAACCCCAACGATGCAGAATCTCTAGCAAAATTAGCCACTGCATATCAGGATGCTACAGATTGGCAAAATGCAATTGCTACGTGGAAAAAAATATCAGTACTCTTACCTGATTGGTCTCCATCTTATTACAGTCAGGCCTATTCTTATCAGTCTGCAAAAGATGATTTGAATGCCAAACTTTCTTATGAAAAATATATTTCTACCGTAAAACCGGAAGAGATTGAAACAAGTAAAAAAAATCTTGCATACGCTTATTATTTCATTGCTTTTAATGAGCAAAAAGGCAACACTGATAAAGCAAAAGAGTATGTCGCAAAATCAATTCAGTATGACCCGAGTAATCAGGATGCTGTAAAATTAAGTCAAGTTCTTAATTCATAA
- a CDS encoding DoxX family protein — protein sequence MSYSNTKTNPIIFDIVLLIVRLFIGFAMISHGFPKLQDLINGVEKPFYDFIGLGPKISLILTVFAEFVCSIFIILGLFTRIASGFLIFTMAIAAFVVHGADGFDKRELSLLYLSIYLIIISFGAGRFSIDGMIEKRRRANDW from the coding sequence ATGAGCTATTCAAACACAAAAACGAATCCAATAATTTTCGATATTGTATTACTTATAGTAAGATTGTTTATAGGATTTGCGATGATTTCGCATGGATTTCCCAAACTTCAGGATTTAATTAATGGTGTTGAAAAACCTTTTTATGATTTTATCGGGCTTGGTCCGAAAATTTCTTTAATATTAACGGTTTTTGCTGAGTTTGTGTGTTCCATTTTTATTATTCTTGGTTTATTTACAAGAATTGCTTCAGGATTTTTAATCTTTACGATGGCTATTGCGGCATTTGTAGTTCATGGAGCAGACGGTTTTGACAAACGAGAATTAAGTTTATTGTATCTTTCAATTTACTTAATCATCATTTCATTTGGAGCCGGAAGATTTTCAATTGATGGAATGATTGAAAAACGCAGAAGAGCTAATGACTGGTAA
- the pepE gene encoding dipeptidase PepE — protein MNVLLASTSTLFGGEYLEYLKEELIDLYKGIDEIIFIPFARPGGISHDDYTAKAKSFFETINIKVKGLHEFDDEIEALDSAKGYFTGGGNTFLLVKTLHEENLMSALKQNIESGKAYLGCSAGSNIGGQNMKTTNDMPIVYPPSFDCMGLVPFNINPHYLDPNPDLKHNGETRETRIKEFLTQNDIKVVGLREGNWIRKIGNKITVEGNELTRIFEKDKEPYEIEAGSEL, from the coding sequence ATGAATGTATTATTAGCCTCAACGTCTACACTTTTTGGTGGAGAATATCTTGAATATTTAAAAGAAGAACTCATTGATTTATATAAAGGAATTGATGAAATTATCTTCATTCCTTTTGCAAGACCGGGAGGTATTTCGCATGATGATTACACCGCAAAGGCAAAGTCTTTTTTTGAAACTATTAATATTAAAGTGAAAGGTCTGCATGAATTTGATGATGAAATTGAAGCTTTAGATTCAGCAAAAGGATATTTTACGGGTGGTGGAAACACTTTTTTACTGGTTAAAACGTTGCATGAAGAAAATCTAATGTCAGCTTTAAAACAAAACATAGAAAGCGGAAAAGCCTATTTAGGTTGCAGCGCAGGAAGTAACATTGGCGGACAAAACATGAAAACGACGAATGATATGCCGATTGTTTATCCTCCAAGTTTTGATTGTATGGGATTGGTTCCGTTTAATATCAATCCACATTATTTAGATCCTAATCCTGATTTGAAACATAACGGAGAAACCCGAGAAACAAGAATTAAAGAATTTTTAACGCAAAACGACATCAAAGTTGTAGGACTTCGCGAAGGAAACTGGATTAGAAAAATTGGCAATAAAATTACCGTTGAAGGAAATGAACTGACCAGAATTTTTGAAAAAGATAAAGAACCTTACGAGATTGAAGCCGGAAGCGAACTTTAA
- the fsa gene encoding fructose-6-phosphate aldolase, giving the protein MKFFIDTANLEQIKEAKDLGILDGVTTNPSLMAKEGIRGTEAINNHYKAICEIVDGDISAEVLSTTYEEMIKEGDELAAIHPNIVVKIPMIKDGIKALKYFSDKGIKTNCTLIFSPGQALLAAKAGATYVSPFLGRLDDITTDGLNLIKEIRLIFDNYMYDTEILAASIRHSMHIIDCAKIGADVITSPLPPILSLLKHPLTDSGLAQFVADSQKLA; this is encoded by the coding sequence ATGAAATTTTTTATTGACACTGCTAATTTAGAGCAAATTAAAGAAGCAAAAGACCTTGGTATTTTGGATGGAGTAACAACCAATCCATCATTAATGGCTAAAGAAGGAATTAGGGGAACTGAAGCTATTAACAACCATTACAAAGCGATTTGCGAAATTGTAGATGGAGATATTTCTGCTGAAGTACTTTCTACAACGTATGAAGAAATGATTAAAGAAGGTGATGAATTGGCTGCAATTCACCCGAATATTGTCGTGAAAATCCCGATGATTAAAGACGGAATTAAAGCTTTAAAATATTTTTCTGATAAAGGTATCAAAACCAACTGTACTTTGATTTTCTCTCCAGGACAAGCTCTTTTAGCAGCTAAAGCGGGTGCTACTTACGTTTCTCCTTTCTTAGGAAGATTAGATGACATTACTACAGATGGTTTAAACCTAATCAAAGAAATCAGATTAATTTTTGATAACTATATGTATGACACTGAAATTTTAGCAGCTTCTATCCGTCATTCAATGCACATTATTGACTGTGCAAAAATCGGTGCTGATGTTATTACTTCACCGCTTCCTCCAATCTTGAGTTTGTTGAAACACCCTTTGACAGACAGCGGTTTGGCTCAGTTTGTTGCAGATTCTCAAAAATTAGCGTAA
- a CDS encoding sensor histidine kinase gives MKKRSIFARFNNWFIFSLMTLVVVAIVIASTMVVNYLKKDEVKRVDILVKAIKFQQDVTPSLEVQELLLAIYSSNTTIPVIILDKNDQLIEYKHLPKEIGDDPQAIIAEAKKMEKKYPAIEIKVQGGNDQYVYYDNSKMLNNLQYFPFLLGFFVLCYFLFSFWFLRTVKKTDEGYLWAGLAKETAHQIGTPLSSMMGWMEIMKLENPDSDGVNEIEKDIERLRTISERFSKIGSVPELNDSNFNETIKENYDYLKTRISKKIDFTLLLPTYNILVPHNKILMSWVIENLVKNAVDAMKGEGTLQMSVFERNKNILVEVKDNGSGMTKYQAQNAFKPGYSTKKRGWGLGLSLAKRVVQEYHNGDIKISQTEVGKGTTFRIVIKKEK, from the coding sequence TTGAAAAAAAGATCCATATTCGCCAGATTCAACAACTGGTTTATTTTTTCGCTGATGACATTGGTGGTCGTGGCCATTGTAATTGCTTCAACAATGGTCGTCAATTACTTAAAGAAGGATGAAGTAAAGAGAGTTGATATTTTGGTGAAAGCTATAAAATTTCAACAGGATGTTACCCCAAGTCTTGAAGTTCAGGAGCTGCTTCTTGCTATTTATAGTTCAAACACAACGATTCCTGTGATTATTTTAGATAAAAATGATCAGCTTATAGAGTATAAACATTTGCCAAAAGAAATTGGCGATGATCCTCAAGCTATCATTGCTGAAGCAAAAAAAATGGAGAAAAAATATCCGGCCATAGAAATAAAAGTTCAGGGTGGAAATGATCAATATGTGTATTATGACAACTCAAAAATGTTGAATAACCTTCAATATTTCCCTTTTCTTTTAGGATTTTTTGTGCTGTGTTATTTCTTATTTTCTTTCTGGTTTTTAAGGACAGTTAAAAAAACTGATGAAGGTTATCTTTGGGCTGGTTTGGCAAAAGAAACAGCTCATCAAATCGGAACTCCGTTATCGTCAATGATGGGATGGATGGAAATCATGAAGCTTGAAAACCCCGATTCTGATGGTGTAAACGAAATAGAAAAAGATATTGAAAGACTCAGAACAATTTCTGAAAGATTCTCAAAAATTGGTTCCGTTCCCGAATTGAACGATAGTAATTTTAATGAAACCATTAAAGAAAATTACGATTATCTGAAAACAAGAATTTCAAAGAAAATCGATTTTACACTATTGCTTCCCACCTACAATATTTTGGTTCCGCACAATAAAATTCTGATGAGCTGGGTGATTGAAAATCTGGTAAAAAATGCTGTTGATGCAATGAAAGGGGAAGGCACTTTACAAATGTCGGTTTTTGAACGTAACAAAAACATTTTGGTTGAAGTAAAAGACAATGGAAGCGGAATGACAAAATATCAGGCTCAAAATGCTTTTAAGCCAGGGTATTCTACAAAAAAAAGAGGTTGGGGATTAGGTTTAAGTCTTGCAAAAAGAGTTGTACAGGAATACCATAATGGTGATATTAAAATCTCTCAAACAGAAGTAGGAAAAGGAACTACTTTTAGAATTGTGATTAAAAAAGAAAAATAA
- a CDS encoding DUF6263 family protein, which produces MKKTSTILFILTLLASCQKKEIHKEDLSLNLKKGYEQTLIYTTSTVGNKNGEMNDTTEVKYKVDSVDQDKNYYITGEVLRMNFSQNMFGETIYYDSRDQSNSDFGLGAEIKPVINNPFTFKIDKHGKVLEKHKFKAEISKDLDPSQYTLIPLSFPNESVDVGFMWKGKVINTLTKFLPVTTDYTYRGIKDGKIEVSVLSRMSGMSNVLKDTEINGKYLFDSKTKALISAERQMPVQSGGGTVTFEIIQKMEGFN; this is translated from the coding sequence ATGAAAAAAACTTCTACCATTTTATTTATTTTAACTCTCCTTGCTTCTTGTCAAAAAAAAGAAATACATAAGGAAGACTTGTCTTTAAACCTTAAAAAAGGCTACGAACAGACTTTGATTTATACAACCTCGACCGTTGGGAACAAAAATGGTGAAATGAACGATACTACAGAAGTAAAATATAAAGTAGATTCTGTAGATCAGGATAAAAATTATTACATCACCGGTGAAGTTCTTAGGATGAATTTTAGTCAAAATATGTTTGGTGAAACAATTTATTATGATTCGAGGGATCAGTCAAATTCAGATTTTGGATTAGGTGCTGAAATAAAACCCGTCATCAATAATCCTTTTACATTTAAAATAGATAAACACGGGAAAGTTCTTGAAAAGCATAAGTTTAAAGCTGAAATTTCGAAAGATTTAGACCCAAGCCAATACACTCTTATTCCTCTGTCTTTTCCTAACGAAAGCGTAGATGTAGGATTTATGTGGAAGGGCAAAGTCATAAATACGTTAACGAAATTTTTACCCGTAACTACAGATTACACCTACAGAGGGATAAAAGACGGTAAAATTGAAGTTTCTGTTCTTTCAAGAATGTCGGGAATGTCTAATGTTTTAAAAGATACGGAGATTAATGGTAAATATCTTTTTGACAGCAAAACCAAAGCACTGATTTCTGCAGAAAGACAAATGCCTGTACAATCGGGTGGTGGAACAGTTACTTTTGAAATTATTCAAAAAATGGAAGGTTTTAATTAA
- a CDS encoding inorganic pyrophosphatase, which translates to MIPNFKAHPWHGISAGEDAPNVVNVFVEIVPSDTIKYEIDKETGYLKVDRPQKFSNIIPALYGFVPRTYCNEEVMRLAVESGATDVTMGDHDPLDICVLSSHNIHSGGLLMEAIPIGGFKMIDGGEADDKIVAVMVSDHAFGHFRDISELPEAEVKRLMHYFLTYKNLPDEPAKCRIQEVYGAEHARKVIIASQEDYASKFGG; encoded by the coding sequence ATGATTCCAAATTTTAAAGCACATCCGTGGCATGGGATTTCTGCAGGGGAAGATGCGCCAAACGTGGTTAACGTATTCGTGGAAATAGTTCCTTCAGACACCATTAAATATGAAATAGATAAAGAAACTGGTTACCTTAAAGTAGACAGACCTCAGAAGTTTTCTAATATTATTCCTGCATTATACGGTTTTGTTCCTAGAACTTACTGTAATGAAGAAGTAATGAGATTAGCGGTAGAAAGTGGTGCTACAGACGTTACGATGGGAGATCATGACCCTTTGGATATCTGTGTATTAAGCTCTCACAATATTCATTCAGGAGGACTTTTGATGGAAGCTATTCCTATCGGAGGTTTCAAAATGATTGATGGAGGTGAAGCTGATGATAAAATTGTAGCCGTAATGGTTAGTGATCACGCATTTGGTCATTTCAGAGATATTTCAGAATTGCCTGAAGCTGAAGTAAAAAGATTGATGCACTATTTCTTAACGTATAAAAACTTACCAGATGAGCCTGCAAAATGTAGAATCCAGGAAGTGTACGGAGCAGAGCATGCAAGAAAAGTAATTATAGCTTCTCAGGAAGATTACGCAAGTAAATTTGGAGGATAA
- the radC gene encoding RadC family protein gives MSIKFLAEDDRPREKFLLKGKNSLSDSELLAIIMGSGSRDETAVELARKILASVDNNWHQLSLLTIKDLMKFKGVGEVKAISIATALEIGKRRASQEIPEKPTISSSKDAYNILKLHLSDLRTEEFWAIFLNQSNKVIHIAQLTQGGINQSIVDIRILFKIALDHFSTGIIISHNHPSGNLKPSEEDLNITQKVKEAGNVMNIQLLDHLIITQNTYTSFADEGLL, from the coding sequence ATGTCTATAAAATTTTTGGCAGAAGATGACAGACCGAGAGAAAAGTTTTTACTGAAAGGTAAAAACTCACTTTCTGATTCTGAGCTTTTGGCTATCATTATGGGCAGCGGAAGCAGAGACGAAACAGCGGTAGAATTAGCAAGGAAAATTCTGGCATCGGTTGATAATAATTGGCATCAGTTGAGTTTATTAACGATTAAAGATTTAATGAAATTTAAAGGAGTGGGGGAAGTAAAAGCAATTTCAATCGCCACAGCTTTAGAAATAGGAAAAAGAAGAGCGAGCCAGGAAATCCCCGAAAAGCCAACGATTTCAAGCAGTAAAGATGCTTATAACATCCTGAAACTACATTTATCAGACCTCAGAACCGAAGAGTTTTGGGCTATTTTTTTGAACCAAAGCAATAAAGTAATTCACATCGCCCAGCTTACACAAGGCGGAATTAATCAATCAATTGTAGACATCAGAATACTTTTTAAAATAGCTTTAGACCATTTTTCTACAGGCATTATCATTTCGCACAATCATCCGTCAGGAAATTTAAAACCAAGCGAAGAAGACCTCAATATCACCCAAAAAGTGAAGGAAGCAGGAAATGTTATGAATATTCAGCTTTTGGACCATTTAATTATTACACAAAACACATATACAAGTTTTGCAGACGAAGGATTATTATGA
- a CDS encoding phytanoyl-CoA dioxygenase family protein encodes MIYNFFNKKKLQHNIPLYKKYGLDKSYFSSISSKDFAHLPENERIFDEQKLFDTEFYKNLSEENKTSAAGFDDKGFLVLRNYIKPETADQINDEIEKLMKAGTIKFRYGGKLMFVIHHSEIIKNIGNDKNLLEFLSVLIDGDAKLFQSINFINGSQQKTHSDSIHMTTYPLGGLLGVWIALEDVDETNGALHYIPGSHKLPYFLNSDYDNEGTPFKIGKKSYLAYEEYLENKVKELGLKKEIFRAKKGDLLIWHANILHGGEPHLDKTKTRKSLVYHYFDEKSVCYHEVTQRPALFEL; translated from the coding sequence ATGATTTATAATTTTTTCAATAAAAAAAAATTACAGCATAACATTCCGCTTTATAAAAAATACGGACTTGATAAAAGCTACTTTTCAAGCATCTCAAGCAAAGATTTTGCCCATTTACCTGAAAATGAAAGGATATTTGATGAGCAAAAACTATTCGATACAGAGTTTTACAAGAATCTTTCCGAAGAAAATAAAACCAGTGCCGCAGGTTTTGACGATAAAGGGTTCTTAGTTTTGAGGAATTATATTAAACCCGAAACTGCAGATCAAATCAATGATGAGATTGAGAAACTGATGAAAGCGGGAACCATAAAATTTCGTTATGGAGGCAAGTTGATGTTTGTTATTCATCATTCTGAAATCATTAAAAATATTGGAAATGATAAAAACCTACTCGAATTTTTATCGGTTTTGATTGATGGAGATGCCAAATTGTTTCAGAGCATCAATTTTATCAATGGAAGCCAGCAAAAAACACATTCAGACAGCATTCACATGACGACTTATCCTTTGGGTGGCCTTCTCGGAGTTTGGATTGCCCTAGAAGATGTAGATGAAACAAATGGTGCTCTACATTATATTCCGGGAAGCCATAAACTTCCGTATTTCCTGAATTCTGATTACGATAATGAAGGAACTCCATTTAAAATAGGTAAGAAAAGCTATTTGGCTTACGAAGAGTATCTAGAAAATAAAGTGAAAGAATTAGGATTAAAAAAGGAAATTTTCAGAGCTAAAAAAGGAGATCTTTTGATTTGGCATGCCAATATTCTTCACGGTGGCGAACCACACTTAGACAAAACAAAGACAAGAAAAAGCTTAGTGTATCATTATTTTGATGAGAAAAGCGTGTGTTATCATGAGGTTACCCAAAGACCTGCCTTATTTGAATTGTAA